Proteins encoded in a region of the Streptomyces sp. NBC_00310 genome:
- a CDS encoding MFS transporter, giving the protein MTGTVRSVGRALHLPFTGPARGIRRATHAHGAGESGLGKLIELHGVNGAGDVMITVSLASTVFFSVPTDEARGRVALYLAITLAPFALLAPVIGPLLDRLPHGRRAAMAGAMLVRALLALLLVGAVETGSLQLYPAALGVLVASKAYGVVRSAVVPRLLPPGFSLVKANSRVTLCGLLATGVAAPIGAGLQAIGARWPLYGAFLIFVAGTFLSFTLPSKVDSAKGEDRALLAADAEHLHGPHRSESLKRPGLRTVGPAVTHALAVNAALRGLSGFLIFFLAFLLRIHPLDGQSAAVSLGMVAVAAGTGNALGTAVGAWAKQRSPELIIVTVVAVELGVAITAVLFFGTFLIACLAAVAGFSQALSKLCLDALIQRDVPELVRTSAFARSETLLQMSWVVGGAIGIALPLNGTLGMAVAAAIVAAGWLTTVRGLLSSARHGGAPRPRVA; this is encoded by the coding sequence GTGACCGGCACCGTCCGCTCGGTGGGCCGCGCCCTGCACCTCCCGTTCACGGGCCCGGCCCGAGGCATCCGCAGGGCCACCCACGCCCACGGCGCCGGCGAATCGGGCCTCGGCAAACTCATCGAACTGCACGGGGTGAACGGCGCCGGCGACGTGATGATCACCGTCTCCCTCGCCTCCACGGTCTTCTTCTCCGTCCCCACCGACGAGGCCCGCGGCCGCGTCGCCCTCTACCTCGCCATCACCCTCGCCCCCTTCGCCCTCCTCGCCCCCGTCATCGGCCCCCTCCTGGACCGCCTCCCGCACGGCCGCCGCGCCGCGATGGCCGGCGCGATGCTGGTCCGCGCCCTCCTCGCGCTGCTCCTCGTCGGCGCCGTCGAGACGGGCAGCCTCCAGCTCTACCCCGCCGCCCTGGGCGTCCTGGTCGCGTCGAAGGCGTACGGAGTGGTCCGCAGCGCGGTCGTACCCCGGCTGCTCCCGCCCGGGTTCTCCCTGGTGAAGGCCAACTCCCGGGTCACCCTCTGCGGCCTGCTCGCCACCGGCGTCGCCGCGCCCATCGGCGCCGGACTGCAGGCGATCGGCGCGCGCTGGCCGCTCTACGGCGCCTTCTTGATCTTCGTCGCGGGGACGTTCCTCTCCTTCACGCTTCCCTCGAAGGTCGACTCGGCGAAGGGCGAGGACAGGGCCCTGCTCGCGGCGGACGCCGAGCATCTGCACGGCCCGCACCGCAGTGAGTCGCTCAAGCGGCCGGGGCTGCGGACGGTCGGCCCGGCCGTCACCCACGCCCTCGCCGTGAACGCCGCCCTGCGCGGCCTCTCCGGCTTCCTGATCTTCTTCCTGGCGTTCCTGCTGCGCATCCACCCGCTGGACGGGCAGAGCGCCGCCGTCTCGCTGGGCATGGTGGCCGTGGCGGCCGGTACGGGCAACGCGCTCGGCACGGCCGTGGGCGCCTGGGCGAAACAGCGCTCGCCGGAGCTGATCATCGTGACCGTCGTCGCCGTCGAACTCGGCGTGGCGATCACGGCGGTCCTGTTCTTCGGCACGTTCCTCATCGCCTGCCTCGCCGCGGTCGCCGGCTTCTCGCAGGCCCTGTCGAAGCTGTGCCTGGACGCCCTGATCCAGCGCGACGTCCCCGAGCTGGTGCGGACCTCGGCCTTCGCCCGCTCCGAGACCCTGCTCCAGATGTCCTGGGTGGTCGGCGGCGCCATCGGCATCGCCCTCCCCCTCAACGGCACCCTCGGGATGGCCGTGGCCGCCGCGATCGTCGCCGCCGGCTGGCTCACCACCGTCCGTGGCCTGCTCTCCTCCGCCCGCCACGGCGGCGCGCCCCGCCCCCGTGTGGCATGA
- a CDS encoding cold-shock protein yields the protein MPTGKVKWFNSEKGFGFLSRDDGGDVFVHSSVLPAGVDTLKPGQKVEFGVVAGQRGDQALSVTILEPAPSVAAAQRKKPDELASIVQDLTTLLENITPMLERGRYPDRAAGNKIAGLLRAVADQLDV from the coding sequence TTGCCGACTGGCAAGGTCAAATGGTTCAACAGCGAGAAGGGCTTCGGCTTCCTCTCCCGCGACGACGGCGGTGACGTCTTCGTCCACTCCTCCGTACTGCCCGCCGGTGTCGACACCCTGAAGCCGGGTCAGAAGGTGGAGTTCGGGGTGGTCGCCGGTCAGCGCGGCGACCAGGCTCTTTCCGTGACGATCCTGGAGCCGGCCCCCTCGGTCGCCGCCGCCCAGCGCAAGAAGCCCGACGAGCTCGCCTCGATCGTGCAGGATCTGACGACGCTCCTGGAGAACATCACGCCGATGCTGGAGCGGGGCCGCTATCCCGACCGGGCCGCGGGCAACAAGATCGCGGGTCTTCTCCGCGCCGTGGCCGACCAGTTGGATGTGTAG
- a CDS encoding futalosine hydrolase has translation MRILVATAVPAERDAVARALPGPTTEVRLPAATLHRYRAVGHDDGPLPSGHDDDALPSGHDDGPSPADPGHGSPAAGHGHGTPPDRRSAPSSGLDVDLLAAGVGPALAAASAAGALTAAVLEGRPYGLVVSTGIAGGFLPEAPLGCLVLADEITAADLGADTPDGFLPVTDLGFGTVTHHPPQDLVRAAAAATGARTGTVLTVSTVTGSAERAAALRARHPRALAEAMEGFGVAEAAAAHTTPVLELRAVSNAVGPRDRAAWRIGDALTALTEAFGKLTPVLESWDPYEPYEP, from the coding sequence ATGCGCATTCTCGTAGCCACCGCCGTCCCCGCCGAACGGGACGCGGTGGCACGAGCGCTCCCGGGCCCCACCACCGAGGTACGGCTCCCGGCGGCGACCCTCCACCGCTACCGAGCCGTCGGCCACGACGACGGCCCGCTGCCGTCCGGACACGACGACGACGCCCTGCCGTCCGGGCACGACGACGGCCCGTCGCCCGCCGATCCCGGACACGGCTCCCCGGCCGCCGGTCATGGCCACGGCACCCCGCCCGATCGGCGCTCTGCGCCCTCCTCTGGCCTGGATGTCGACCTCCTCGCCGCCGGTGTGGGCCCCGCCCTGGCCGCCGCCTCCGCCGCCGGGGCGTTGACCGCGGCGGTTCTGGAGGGCAGGCCGTACGGGCTGGTCGTGTCCACCGGGATCGCGGGCGGCTTCCTGCCGGAGGCGCCCCTCGGCTGCCTCGTCCTCGCCGACGAGATCACGGCGGCCGATCTCGGCGCCGACACGCCCGACGGCTTCCTGCCCGTCACCGACCTGGGTTTCGGAACCGTCACCCACCACCCGCCGCAGGACCTCGTACGCGCCGCCGCGGCCGCCACCGGCGCCCGCACCGGCACCGTGCTCACGGTCTCCACGGTCACCGGCAGCGCCGAGCGCGCCGCCGCGCTGCGCGCACGCCATCCGCGCGCGCTGGCCGAGGCGATGGAGGGCTTCGGCGTCGCCGAGGCCGCCGCCGCGCACACCACGCCCGTCCTCGAACTGCGCGCCGTCTCCAACGCCGTGGGCCCGCGGGACCGCGCCGCCTGGCGCATCGGCGACGCGCTGACCGCACTCACCGAGGCCTTCGGGAAGCTGACGCCCGTACTGGAGAGTTGGGACCCCTATGAGCCCTATGAGCCCTGA
- a CDS encoding 1,4-dihydroxy-6-naphthoate synthase, with translation MSRATTPAGTGTLRMAYSPCPNDTFVFDAWAHGRVPGAPALDVTFADIDITNGMAERGDLDVLKVSYAVLPYVLDEYALLPCGGALGRGCGPLVLTREPGTDLTGRTVAVPSERSTAYLLFRLWAADTLPGGVGEIVVMPFHEIMPAVRDGKVDAGLVIHEARFTYRNYGLHKLADMGEHWEDTTGLPIPLGAIIAKRSLGEETLTRVAETIRTSVRAAWDDPEASRPYVLEHAQEMDPAVADQHIGLYVNEFTADLGEDGYAAVRGLLTRAAAEGLVPPLGPDALEFP, from the coding sequence ATGAGCCGCGCGACCACCCCCGCCGGGACCGGCACGCTGCGGATGGCGTACTCGCCCTGCCCCAACGACACCTTCGTCTTCGACGCCTGGGCCCACGGCCGGGTCCCCGGCGCGCCCGCGCTCGACGTGACGTTCGCGGACATCGACATCACCAACGGCATGGCCGAACGCGGCGACCTCGACGTCCTGAAGGTGTCGTACGCCGTCCTGCCGTACGTCCTCGACGAGTACGCGCTGCTGCCCTGCGGCGGCGCGCTCGGGCGGGGCTGCGGCCCGCTGGTGCTGACGCGGGAGCCGGGCACGGACCTCACCGGCCGTACGGTGGCCGTGCCTAGCGAGCGGTCGACCGCGTATCTCCTCTTCCGCCTCTGGGCGGCGGACACCCTGCCGGGCGGGGTCGGCGAGATCGTGGTGATGCCGTTCCACGAGATCATGCCGGCCGTGCGGGACGGCAAGGTCGACGCCGGTCTCGTCATCCACGAGGCCCGTTTCACGTACCGGAACTACGGCCTCCACAAGCTCGCCGACATGGGCGAGCACTGGGAGGACACGACCGGCCTGCCGATCCCGCTGGGCGCGATCATCGCGAAGCGCTCGCTGGGCGAGGAGACGCTGACGAGGGTCGCGGAGACGATCCGTACGTCCGTCCGCGCGGCCTGGGACGACCCCGAGGCCTCCCGCCCTTACGTCCTCGAACACGCCCAGGAGATGGACCCGGCCGTCGCCGACCAGCACATCGGGCTGTACGTCAACGAGTTCACGGCCGATCTCGGCGAGGACGGCTACGCGGCGGTCAGGGGTCTGCTCACGCGTGCGGCGGCCGAGGGACTGGTACCGCCCCTCGGCCCCGACGCACTCGAATTCCCTTAG